Below is a genomic region from Thermoanaerobaculia bacterium.
CGCTCCAGATCCCCGCGATCCATTCTTCGACGGCATTTCGCGGCCGTCCCGGCGTCGACGCGGCGGATTCCGCGAGTCGGCCGAGATCGACCTTTCCCGACGCCGCGAGGGGAAGCTCGTCGACGACCGCGATGCGGGCCGGAATCCACGCCTCCGGGAGCTCTCCCGCGAGGAATTCGCGAAGCGTGTCCGCGGCCACGCTCTCGCCGGCGCGCGGAACGACGGCGGCGACGAGGCGGGGTTCCGCGCTGGTTCTCTGGACCGCCACGGCTGCCCGCGCGACGGCCGGGTGGCGGCGGAGAATCGCCGCGGCCTCTCCCGGTTCGACGCGGTGTCCACGGATCTTCACCTGGTCGTCGATCCTTCCGAGGAAGTCGATCGAGCCGTCCGGCAGGGTCCGGACCCGGTCGCCCGTCCGATAGACGCGGCCGCCCGGGAAGAATGGGTCTTCCCGGAAGCGTCGGCCCGACTCCTCCGGCCGCCCGAGATAGCCTTCGCCGACCGCGACCCCGCCGATCCAGAGCTCGCCCGCCGATCCGGGGGCCGCGGGACGGTCGTGCTCGTCGAGGACGTATGCGCGGACGTTCGCGATCGGGCGCCCGATCGGAACGGACGCAACGGCGACCGCGGAGGGGACGAACCGGTGGAAGAGGGCTCCGACCGTCGTCTCCGTCGGTCCATAGTGATTGACGATCGGGCACCGCGCCGCCGCCGCGCGGGCGAGCTCGGGAGGCAGAGGCTCTCCGCCGAACACGAGAAGCCGCCGGGGAGCGGGATCCGCCCCGGCGTTCGAGAGCGCCGCGAAATGCGACGGAACGATCTTGAGCACGTCGATTTCGCGTTCGCGGAGGAAGCCGCAGAAGAGCGTGGCGTCGCGCGAGACGTCGCGGCCGGGGATCTCGAGCGTGCCGCCGGACGCGAGCGCGGGGAAAAGACAGGTGTGGCCGAGGTCCGCCGCGAGCGAGGAGGGTGTCGCGAAGCGAAGCCCTTCCTCTCCGCCGAGGAGCTCCTGCCACACGAACATCGTGTAGTTGACGAGAGAGTCGTGACGCAGGAGGGCGAGCTTCGGTTCCCCCGTCGATCCCGACGTGAAGATCCCGTAGGCGATCGACGTCGGCTCGGGGACGGTCCTCTTCCGTCTTCCCCGGGTCCGCGGTGCGCGGAGCGGCAGCCGCTCGGCCGTGCCGAAAGAGAACGTCCCGGATGCCGGACCGTCGGCGAAGCACCAACGCGCGCCGCATTCCGCGAGCTGGCGCGCCAGACGCGCCGGCGGCTGGTCCGGGTGGAGCGGCACCCACACCGCGCCCGCCTTCCAGATCCCGAGGATCGCGGCGATCGCCGCGGGCGCCGGGTCGGCGCAGAGGGCGACGAACGCTCCTCCCGCGCCGCGCTCTTCCAGGATGGCGGCGAAGCCCTCCGCCGTCCGATCGAGCTCGGCATACGTCATCGACGCTCCGTCAGGTCCCGTCACCGCCGTCCGGCCCGGATGTCGCCCGGCCTGGGCTTCGAAGAGCTCGATTGCCGCGAGCGCCGGAAAAGGGCTCGGGGCGGGTCCGGAGACGACCTCCGTTCCGCGAAGCGGAGAGCCGGGATCAGCGGCCGTGGCGCTCATGATTTTCCCCTTCCTCTTCGAGAGTTCCCATGGCGACGGCGATGCGCCGTTCCCCTCCGTAGGGACGCCGGCCGTGCGCCGCGAGCTCGTTGTCGACCACGAGGAGATCGCCGGCGCGCCAGCGGATCTCCGCGGCGGCCGCCTCCGCGGCGGCGCGCACGACGCCGACGACCTCGTCCGGGATCCTCGAACCGTCCCCGAACGCGACGCGCCGCGGAAAGTCCTCCTCCGGGAGGAGCATCGACAGCGCCTCCCGGACGTCGGCGGGCAGCGCCGCCGGGTGGTGGAGCAGGATTTGATTGAAGAAAACGGGCGAGCCGCCGCGCCGGATCACGGCCGGCCGCCGTTGGCGGATGCGGAGGCCTCCGTCCTCGGTCCACTCCCAGTCGATCCCGTCCGCCCGGCAAAGCCGCTCGACCTCGCCGCGCTCCGCCGTCCGGAAGTACGCCTGCCAGCCGACGTCTATCCCCGGCGTGAAGCGGCGCATGTAGAGGAGGCCGTCTCGCTCGAACCGCTTCCGGAGATCCTCCGGAAGCGCGCCGAACACGCGCCGCCCGTCGGCGACGACGGTCTCTCCGCCGCGCGCCGGCGCCGCGAGACAGAAGAACGCGATCCGACGCGGCCAGCGCGCCGTGTGCGCCGCCTCGTGGTGGAAAAGGATGGGGAGATCCGCGGGATAGGGCGTGGCGCCGTAGACTTTTCCCCCCATCGCGCCGCGCGGGAGATCGCCGTAGTCGCCGGCCAGCGGACCGCAGAGCCGTTCGGCGGCCCGCTCGAAGGCGGCGACGTCCGGGATCGGAAAGGCGCGGAAGAGCGCCGCCCCCGTCCGCGAGAGCGCGGCGTCGATCGACGTCTGGTTCTCGCGCATCCAGGCGGGCGGGTCGACTGCCCGATCGCGGCTCTCGAAAACCGGGATGGCGCCGGGCCCGGCCGGCATCGGCGGATCCTTCGCGACCGTCGGAACGGGGATCGTGCCCCCGGAGAAGATCGCCATCAGACCACCTGCCGGCGCTCGGGAGAACGCGCGCCCTCCCGCTCTTCCATGGCGGCTTCGTCGATCGCGGCGCGCAGTTCGCGGGCGAGGACCCGCACGTGCGGCTCGACGAGCATGTTTTCGTGATCGCCCGCGACGTGGTGGATCTCGACGCCGCCCCGCGCGAGCCTCCCCCACCCCATGTCGCGTCCGGTCGCATCGGCGACGGAACGAACCGCCGCCCGGAAGAGCGTGACCGTCCCGCCGTAGGATCCGGCGACGTAACGGCGGTTCGCGAGATATCCCGCCTCGCGAACGCTGCGAAGCGCCCGCGGCATCGCGCGGGAGCGTTCCGCGAAGAAATGGTAGGCGAGCTGCCAGAGCCGGCTGCGGATCCGCCGCCGGACGGTCCGCGCTTTCTTGCGGATGTACTGGCCGCGCTGTTTCTGGAGAAGGAGATTCTCCATGTGGTAGTCGACCCGGGCGAAGAATCGGGCGAGCCCGTGCCGGATGAGGAGCGGAAGGGGCGCCCCCGAGCCGGAACCCGGAGCGAACGTGTCGAAGGGCGCGAGGAGCGCGACCTTCTCTCCCTCCGCTTCGAGCCGACGCGCCATCTCGTACGCCACCTTCCCGCCGAAAGACGCGCCGCCGAGGTAGTACGGCCCCGCGGGAACGACCGCGCGCATCTGCCCGAGGTAGTGCTCCGCCATCTCCTCGACGGTCGTGTGGGGCGAGGAAACGCCGTCGAGGCCGCGCGCCTGAAGGCCGTAGACCGGCTGGTCGGCGCCGAGGTGCCGGGCGAGGGTGTGGAAGCCGACGACGTTCCCGCCGACCCCGGGAACGCAGAAGAACGGCGGGCGCCCTCCTCCACCATGGATGACGACGAGCGACGACCACGGCGCGGACCATCCCTCCTCGCGCATCGCCGAGGCGAGCTGCTCGATCGTCGGCGCCTGGAAGAGGGTCGCCAGCGGGAGCCGCCGGCCGAGCAGGTTCTCGATCCGCGCGAAGAGCCGCACCGCGAGGAGCGAGTGCCCGCCCAGCGCGAAAAAGTTGTCGCGGACCGAGACGGAGCGGACGCCCAGAACCTCCTCCCAGATCCGGACGAGCGCGAGCTCGATCCCGTCGTGAGCGGGGACGATCGCGTCCTCGCGCGGCGACTCCGGCTCCGGAAGAGCGAGGCGGTCGATCTTCCCCTGCGCGGTGAGCGGCAGGCCCTCGACCGGAACGAAGACGGAGGGCACCAGGTATCGGGGCAGACGACCGAGCGTCCAGCGGCGGATCTCGTCGACCGAGATGCGCCGGCCTTCCGCGGGGACGAGCCAGGCAACGAGAATCCGCTCGCCGCGGGCGTCGCCCCGCGCTTCGACGACGGCCTCGCGCACGTCGGGATGCTCCTCGATCGCCCGCTCGACCTCGGCGGGCTCGACACGGAAACCGCGCACCTTCACCTGCGCGTCCCGGCGGCCCAGGAACTCGAGGACGCCGTCCTCGCGCCAGCGCGCGCGATCCCCGGTCCGGAAGAGCCGCGCCCCCGGCTGCGCCGAGAACGGGTCGGGAACGAAGCGTTCCGCCGTCAGCTCCGGACGGTTCCAGTACCCGAGGGCGACGCCGTCCCCGCCGGCGTGCAGCTCGCCCGGAACGCCGATCGGCGCGGGGCGGCCGAAGCGGTCGAGGACGTAGACGCGGGTGTTCGCGATCGGCCGGCCGATCGGAATCGGGCCCGCGGTCGCGTCCGCCGACGACACCTCGTGGCAGCAGGTGAACGTCGTCCCTTCGGTGGGTCCGTATCCGTTGACGAGGCGGAGCGCCGGGAACCGGGCGCGGACGCGGGCGACGTGCGGCGGGGAAAGCACGTCTCCTCCGGCGAGGAGCTGCTCCACCGAGCCGAGCAGCGACGGCCGCTCGTCGGCGATCAGGTGGAACAGACCGGCCGTGAGCCACACGGTCGTGACTCCGAAACGGCGGATCGTGTCCTCGAGCTCGGCGAGCGTCGGGGTTCCCGGATCGGCGAGGACCAGCCGGGCGCCGTTGGCGAGCGCTCCCCAGATCTCGAACGTGCTCGCGTCGAACGAGAGTGACGAGGCGTGAAGGAACGCCTGCCGCTCCGAGAAGTCCGCGTACCCGGCGCCGCGGACCAGGCGCACGATCCCCCGGTGGGGCACGGCGACCCCCTTCGGCGTCCCGGTCGAACCGGACGTGTACATCAGGCACGCGAGTCCCTCGGCATCGCCTTCCGGAGGAAGGTCGTGATCGGGCTGCCGCGAGAGCGCCTCCCGATCCCGCTCGGGCGCGATCACCGGAATCGGCGAACCGTCCGGGGTCTCCTCCGAGACGATCGCCGCGAGCCCCGCGTCGTCGCGCATCCACGCCAGACGCTCCGGCGGATACTCCGGATCGAGCGGAACGTACGCGCTGCCGGTCTTCAGGATCCCCACGAGCGCCGCAATGGTCGCCGGGGAGCGCTCGAGAGCGACGCCCACCCTCGACCCGGGCCGGACGCCGCTCGCGCGGAGCGCGTGCGCGATCCTGTTCGCCCGCTCGTTCAGCTCGCGGTACGTCCATCTTCCGCCGCGGAAATCGAGCGCCGGCGCCTCCGGTCGGCGCGCCGCCTGCTCTTCGAAGAGCGCGGACACCGGAACGCGCGGATAGTCGGCCGCCGTGCGGTTCCACTCGACGACGACCGTTCGGCGCTCTTCCTCGTCCATCAGCGGCAGCTCGGAGATCCGGCGCGAGGGGTCCTCGACGATCGCGGAGAGCAGCGTTTCGAAATGGCGCGCCATCCGGCGGATCCGGGCCGGCTCGAAGAGCGCGGTGTTGTACTCCCAGGTCGTCCGGAGGCCGCCGGTTCCCTCGGACGCGTAGAGAGCCAGATCGAACTTCGCGAGGCGCGGCGTCACCTCGATCGCCGAAGCGACGATCCCGTCCAGCCGGAGCGGCTCGCGCGGAGCGTTCTGGAGGGCGAACATCGTCTGGAAGAGCGGGTTGTGGACGCCGCGCTCGGGGCGCAGCTCTTCG
It encodes:
- a CDS encoding non-ribosomal peptide synthetase; protein product: MSATAADPGSPLRGTEVVSGPAPSPFPALAAIELFEAQAGRHPGRTAVTGPDGASMTYAELDRTAEGFAAILEERGAGGAFVALCADPAPAAIAAILGIWKAGAVWVPLHPDQPPARLARQLAECGARWCFADGPASGTFSFGTAERLPLRAPRTRGRRKRTVPEPTSIAYGIFTSGSTGEPKLALLRHDSLVNYTMFVWQELLGGEEGLRFATPSSLAADLGHTCLFPALASGGTLEIPGRDVSRDATLFCGFLREREIDVLKIVPSHFAALSNAGADPAPRRLLVFGGEPLPPELARAAAARCPIVNHYGPTETTVGALFHRFVPSAVAVASVPIGRPIANVRAYVLDEHDRPAAPGSAGELWIGGVAVGEGYLGRPEESGRRFREDPFFPGGRVYRTGDRVRTLPDGSIDFLGRIDDQVKIRGHRVEPGEAAAILRRHPAVARAAVAVQRTSAEPRLVAAVVPRAGESVAADTLREFLAGELPEAWIPARIAVVDELPLAASGKVDLGRLAESAASTPGRPRNAVEEWIAGIWSEILGIPEPGVDDNFFALGGHSLAAMRIMARLRREIPAALPLPAIFRNPTVASLAA
- a CDS encoding TauD/TfdA family dioxygenase, translating into MAIFSGGTIPVPTVAKDPPMPAGPGAIPVFESRDRAVDPPAWMRENQTSIDAALSRTGAALFRAFPIPDVAAFERAAERLCGPLAGDYGDLPRGAMGGKVYGATPYPADLPILFHHEAAHTARWPRRIAFFCLAAPARGGETVVADGRRVFGALPEDLRKRFERDGLLYMRRFTPGIDVGWQAYFRTAERGEVERLCRADGIDWEWTEDGGLRIRQRRPAVIRRGGSPVFFNQILLHHPAALPADVREALSMLLPEEDFPRRVAFGDGSRIPDEVVGVVRAAAEAAAAEIRWRAGDLLVVDNELAAHGRRPYGGERRIAVAMGTLEEEGENHERHGR
- a CDS encoding amino acid adenylation domain-containing protein, producing MSDRAAAVPFPEIAPRGTTEPCSLSFAQQRLWFLDQLEPGGLYNVGEALRLRGDLDVAALTRALDAIVARHAALRTTYRSVDGEPMQIVNPPAPVSCPIVDLPGADAEEIRRRVDEEVGRPFDLSRDPMLRALLLRESARSHVLVLSMHHIATDGWSVSIVFRELAAFYDAFRRGAAPALPALRIGYADFAVWQRRKLSGRGLDAELGYWKRELAEAPPVLDLPTDRPRAAVPAWRGATHAVVLGTDLSASLRLLGRRERTTLFMTLLAAFQTLLHRYSGQEDVLVGTPIANRQSVETEGLVGFFANTLVLRGRFAGDPTFRELLGRVRETSLGAFEHQDLPFERLVEELRPERGVHNPLFQTMFALQNAPREPLRLDGIVASAIEVTPRLAKFDLALYASEGTGGLRTTWEYNTALFEPARIRRMARHFETLLSAIVEDPSRRISELPLMDEEERRTVVVEWNRTAADYPRVPVSALFEEQAARRPEAPALDFRGGRWTYRELNERANRIAHALRASGVRPGSRVGVALERSPATIAALVGILKTGSAYVPLDPEYPPERLAWMRDDAGLAAIVSEETPDGSPIPVIAPERDREALSRQPDHDLPPEGDAEGLACLMYTSGSTGTPKGVAVPHRGIVRLVRGAGYADFSERQAFLHASSLSFDASTFEIWGALANGARLVLADPGTPTLAELEDTIRRFGVTTVWLTAGLFHLIADERPSLLGSVEQLLAGGDVLSPPHVARVRARFPALRLVNGYGPTEGTTFTCCHEVSSADATAGPIPIGRPIANTRVYVLDRFGRPAPIGVPGELHAGGDGVALGYWNRPELTAERFVPDPFSAQPGARLFRTGDRARWREDGVLEFLGRRDAQVKVRGFRVEPAEVERAIEEHPDVREAVVEARGDARGERILVAWLVPAEGRRISVDEIRRWTLGRLPRYLVPSVFVPVEGLPLTAQGKIDRLALPEPESPREDAIVPAHDGIELALVRIWEEVLGVRSVSVRDNFFALGGHSLLAVRLFARIENLLGRRLPLATLFQAPTIEQLASAMREEGWSAPWSSLVVIHGGGGRPPFFCVPGVGGNVVGFHTLARHLGADQPVYGLQARGLDGVSSPHTTVEEMAEHYLGQMRAVVPAGPYYLGGASFGGKVAYEMARRLEAEGEKVALLAPFDTFAPGSGSGAPLPLLIRHGLARFFARVDYHMENLLLQKQRGQYIRKKARTVRRRIRSRLWQLAYHFFAERSRAMPRALRSVREAGYLANRRYVAGSYGGTVTLFRAAVRSVADATGRDMGWGRLARGGVEIHHVAGDHENMLVEPHVRVLARELRAAIDEAAMEEREGARSPERRQVV